A single region of the Synergistaceae bacterium genome encodes:
- the groL gene encoding chaperonin GroEL (60 kDa chaperone family; promotes refolding of misfolded polypeptides especially under stressful conditions; forms two stacked rings of heptamers to form a barrel-shaped 14mer; ends can be capped by GroES; misfolded proteins enter the barrel where they are refolded when GroES binds) has translation MAKILSFGEEARRAMLRGIDKVADTVGVTLGPKGRNVVLEKKFGSPMITNDGVTIAKEIELEDPFENAGAQLLKEVASKTNDIAGDGTTTATIFSRAIIREGMKNVAAGANGMLMRQGIEKAIDFVVEELKKQSTPVKEKEKIAQVASISANDSAVGALISEAMAKVGEDGVITIEDSQTVGTTLEMVEGLQFDKGYISPYMVTDSDRMEASFDDAYILIHDAKISNIKDLLPVLEKVVQTGKPLVIIAEDVEGEALATLVVNKLRGVMQVAAVKAPGFGDRRKAMLQDIAIVTGGEVISEERGMKFENTELSMLGRAKKVRITKEDTTITQGAGNPEEIRHRAGQIRKEIEDSTSDYDKEKLHERLAKLVGGVAVIQVGSATETEQKELKHRIEDALNATRAAVEEGIVAGGGVAALNCATALEPFVEKLSGDVKTGARIVLDALKAPLYLIATNAGYQGDVVVERVRSEKIGHGLNAATGEYTDMVAAGIIDPVKVTRSALQNAGSIAAMVLTTEGIVADKPEKKEAAPAMPGGMGGMDGMY, from the coding sequence ATGGCTAAAATACTTTCATTCGGAGAAGAAGCAAGAAGGGCAATGCTCCGCGGTATCGACAAAGTAGCGGACACAGTTGGCGTTACGCTTGGCCCTAAAGGAAGAAATGTAGTACTTGAGAAAAAATTCGGCTCACCGATGATCACAAATGACGGCGTAACAATCGCTAAGGAAATTGAGCTTGAAGACCCGTTCGAGAACGCCGGAGCGCAGTTGCTGAAAGAAGTTGCCAGCAAGACGAACGACATAGCCGGAGACGGAACAACAACCGCAACAATTTTCTCACGCGCCATTATCCGCGAGGGCATGAAGAACGTTGCCGCCGGTGCGAATGGAATGTTAATGCGTCAGGGAATCGAGAAGGCTATTGATTTCGTAGTAGAGGAACTCAAAAAGCAGTCAACGCCCGTAAAAGAGAAAGAGAAAATCGCGCAGGTAGCTTCAATTTCAGCAAACGATTCAGCAGTCGGCGCGCTCATCTCTGAGGCAATGGCCAAAGTCGGCGAGGACGGCGTAATCACAATCGAGGACTCACAGACCGTAGGGACGACTCTTGAGATGGTCGAGGGACTCCAGTTCGACAAGGGATATATCAGCCCCTACATGGTAACCGACAGCGACAGGATGGAAGCCAGCTTTGACGATGCATATATCCTCATCCATGACGCGAAAATCAGCAACATCAAAGACCTTCTGCCCGTTCTCGAAAAAGTTGTGCAGACAGGAAAGCCCCTTGTCATTATCGCAGAAGATGTAGAGGGTGAAGCCCTTGCGACTCTCGTCGTCAACAAACTGCGCGGAGTAATGCAGGTTGCGGCGGTGAAGGCTCCCGGATTCGGCGACAGGAGAAAGGCTATGCTTCAGGACATCGCAATAGTTACGGGCGGCGAGGTCATCAGCGAGGAGCGCGGAATGAAGTTCGAGAACACAGAGCTGTCAATGCTCGGACGCGCCAAGAAAGTCCGTATCACGAAAGAGGATACAACGATTACACAGGGCGCAGGAAATCCCGAAGAGATTCGCCACAGGGCAGGCCAGATCCGCAAAGAGATTGAGGACTCAACGTCAGATTACGACAAGGAGAAACTTCACGAGAGACTTGCCAAACTTGTCGGAGGAGTCGCGGTGATTCAGGTAGGTTCAGCCACAGAGACAGAGCAGAAAGAATTGAAGCACCGCATAGAGGACGCACTCAACGCAACACGCGCCGCAGTCGAGGAAGGAATCGTAGCGGGAGGCGGAGTCGCGGCACTCAACTGCGCCACAGCTCTTGAGCCGTTCGTGGAGAAACTTTCCGGCGATGTCAAGACAGGCGCAAGGATCGTACTTGACGCGCTCAAAGCTCCGCTGTATCTCATTGCGACAAACGCAGGGTATCAGGGTGATGTAGTTGTCGAGAGGGTCAGAAGCGAAAAGATTGGGCACGGACTCAACGCGGCTACAGGCGAGTACACCGACATGGTAGCAGCAGGAATCATTGACCCCGTGAAGGTTACGCGCTCGGCTCTCCAGAATGCAGGCTCAATCGCGGCTATGGTACTCACGACTGAGGGAATCGTTGCCGACAAGCCCGAAAAGAAAGAAGCTGCGCCCGCTATGCCCGGCGGTATGGGCGGCATGGACGGCATGTATTAG
- a CDS encoding MBL fold metallo-hydrolase, protein MQIKAVKLFEGGEFTEEFVFGGENKADGRKDFTYPGSLQNFVIDTGDEVILIDTGFAPGTPFKGYRVINDYIPALEAAGYKPEQVSKILVTHKHPDHTGMLSAFPNAKIYIGPDDADALKLDGSNIIRAAYQDGPYHNFPESQKIAEGIYFIKARGHTKGNSIVIAESDGVYYMLHGDVTYVDAALHANKLSIVFEDLPAARETLDRVREFVKNNPTIYLSTHTPEGVTNLEGKIIMKL, encoded by the coding sequence ATGCAGATAAAAGCAGTAAAGCTATTTGAGGGCGGAGAGTTCACAGAAGAGTTTGTGTTCGGCGGAGAAAACAAAGCAGATGGCCGCAAGGATTTCACATATCCCGGAAGCCTTCAGAATTTCGTGATTGATACGGGTGATGAGGTGATACTTATCGACACGGGATTCGCGCCGGGGACTCCGTTCAAAGGCTACAGGGTGATTAATGACTATATCCCCGCGCTTGAGGCAGCCGGATACAAGCCGGAGCAGGTCAGCAAGATTCTTGTTACCCACAAGCACCCCGATCACACAGGAATGCTGTCAGCTTTCCCGAATGCTAAAATCTACATCGGCCCGGATGACGCAGACGCATTGAAGCTCGACGGCTCGAACATTATCCGCGCTGCGTACCAGGACGGCCCGTATCACAATTTCCCGGAGTCGCAGAAGATTGCAGAAGGGATATATTTCATCAAAGCACGGGGACACACTAAGGGCAACAGCATAGTGATAGCTGAGTCGGACGGAGTATATTACATGCTTCACGGCGATGTTACGTATGTTGACGCGGCACTTCACGCAAACAAGCTCTCAATCGTGTTTGAGGATCTGCCCGCGGCGCGTGAGACGTTAGACCGTGTTCGCGAGTTCGTGAAGAACAACCCGACAATCTACCTTTCGACACATACCCCTGAAGGCGTTACGAACCTTGAGGGAAAAATCATCATGAAGCTGTAG
- a CDS encoding SH3 domain-containing protein — protein MKRIILAVLIALLPASFAETAERFVTFPALGRCTGTYVRYRDNPDTDGEIIGRLNSPERVIVVGQTVTDGDLWYEIEDPRAEATAFVFGKYIVPVFDETTQQGELYRMLVSIFQSYGITKEKANFYNGPAVEIEHTNDAGIFQLDVWEKGCSFGDVNIGDGKEKLRETLGEPDMISGSELEYRLDGDIIFTFRLKDGRISHMSYQWPQR, from the coding sequence ATGAAACGTATAATTCTTGCTGTACTCATTGCGTTATTGCCTGCGTCTTTTGCTGAGACCGCTGAAAGGTTCGTAACGTTCCCGGCTCTCGGACGCTGCACAGGAACATACGTAAGATACCGCGACAATCCCGACACTGACGGCGAAATCATCGGGCGGCTGAACTCTCCCGAAAGAGTCATAGTTGTCGGGCAGACTGTTACGGACGGCGATTTGTGGTACGAGATTGAAGACCCTCGCGCAGAGGCTACAGCGTTTGTTTTCGGGAAATATATCGTGCCAGTTTTTGACGAGACCACACAGCAGGGCGAGCTTTACAGAATGCTTGTCAGTATTTTCCAGTCATACGGAATCACGAAAGAGAAGGCGAATTTCTATAACGGCCCGGCAGTCGAAATAGAACACACTAATGACGCAGGAATATTTCAGCTTGATGTGTGGGAAAAAGGCTGCTCATTCGGCGATGTGAATATAGGCGACGGCAAAGAGAAACTGCGTGAAACTCTCGGCGAGCCTGACATGATTAGCGGCTCTGAATTGGAATATAGGCTTGACGGGGATATAATTTTCACATTCAGGCTGAAGGACGGCAGAATCTCTCACATGTCGTACCAGTGGCCGCAACGTTAA
- a CDS encoding helix-turn-helix transcriptional regulator has translation MENICPLKYLAHTFGGKWKLPIICILSDMSPKRYSAIKRSLGDITNMMLAQSLKELESSGLVSRTQYNEVPPRVEYSLTERGKNALPMLTAAAQWAVSEMDRDGFTPNCGKCRASS, from the coding sequence ATGGAAAATATTTGCCCGCTGAAATATTTAGCTCATACTTTCGGGGGAAAATGGAAGCTCCCAATCATCTGCATATTGTCTGACATGTCCCCGAAACGTTACAGCGCAATCAAACGCAGCTTAGGCGACATCACAAACATGATGCTCGCGCAGTCCCTGAAGGAGTTAGAGTCCTCCGGGCTAGTCTCGCGAACACAATATAATGAAGTCCCCCCGCGTGTAGAATATTCCCTCACTGAACGCGGCAAAAACGCTCTCCCAATGCTGACGGCGGCGGCTCAATGGGCGGTCAGCGAGATGGACAGGGACGGCTTCACACCCAACTGCGGAAAGTGCCGGGCATCCTCATAG
- a CDS encoding SH3 domain-containing protein, with translation MKRVILAMLTALLFVSFAEGAGKFADFPTIGVCTGDSVRYHSKPSTKAEVWGSLSKNMKVVVESQKVVDGETWYEISPKDAQDSAYVYGEYLAPYFGEAAQKSPVNKMVIDILQVYSPYKDNDYYTEYGGEEVRRTYDESGWLVRVEAWKPGCSFGNDGQDESKNITIGDNAGKLTKLFGDPDKKSDSECEYTAGSSSLTFRIEDGKITRMIYEDKK, from the coding sequence ATGAAGCGTGTAATTCTTGCCATGCTCACTGCGTTATTGTTCGTGTCATTTGCTGAAGGTGCCGGAAAATTTGCCGACTTCCCGACAATAGGAGTCTGCACGGGCGACTCAGTGCGCTATCATTCAAAGCCAAGCACAAAGGCTGAAGTCTGGGGAAGCCTCAGCAAAAACATGAAGGTTGTCGTTGAGAGTCAGAAAGTTGTTGACGGTGAAACGTGGTACGAGATTTCGCCCAAAGACGCACAGGACTCCGCATATGTTTACGGGGAATACTTAGCCCCGTATTTTGGCGAGGCCGCGCAGAAATCCCCGGTCAACAAAATGGTCATCGACATTCTGCAAGTCTATTCGCCCTACAAGGATAACGACTACTACACGGAATACGGCGGGGAGGAAGTCAGGCGGACATATGACGAAAGCGGCTGGCTCGTGCGTGTTGAGGCGTGGAAGCCGGGATGTTCTTTCGGGAATGACGGCCAGGACGAAAGCAAAAATATCACTATCGGCGACAATGCGGGCAAGCTCACAAAACTTTTCGGCGACCCCGACAAGAAGAGCGACTCAGAATGTGAATACACTGCGGGGAGTTCCTCATTAACTTTCAGGATTGAGGACGGGAAAATTACCCGCATGATTTACGAGGACAAGAAATAA
- the groES gene encoding co-chaperone GroES — translation MKLKPLGDRIVVKVLEREEKTKGGLFLPDTAKEKPTEGEVLAVGTGKILDNGQKQPVEVKVGDRIIFSKYAGTEVKVDGEDLVIFSERDVLAIVEK, via the coding sequence ATGAAACTTAAACCGTTAGGCGACAGGATAGTAGTGAAAGTGCTTGAGCGCGAGGAAAAGACAAAGGGCGGATTATTCCTTCCCGACACAGCAAAAGAGAAGCCGACAGAGGGCGAAGTTCTCGCAGTAGGCACGGGCAAAATTCTCGACAACGGCCAGAAACAGCCGGTAGAGGTCAAAGTAGGCGACAGAATAATATTCAGCAAGTACGCAGGGACAGAAGTAAAAGTTGACGGAGAAGACCTCGTAATATTCAGTGAGCGTGATGTGCTCGCAATCGTAGAGAAATAA
- a CDS encoding site-specific DNA-methyltransferase encodes MYDIIINADSLSELPKLPAESVDLIFADPPYWMRTEGILRRAEGTEFHGCNDDWDKFSSLDDYESFTLQWLTECRRVLKRSGSLWVIGSMQCIYTIGAAMQKLGYWLINDIIWHKTNPTPNFTGSRLNNSHETLIWAVKDRKSKFTFNYKTAKALNHESPSKQMGSVWRFPVCSGNERLKDSSGHKIHSTQKPLAMLERIIAISSKPGDLVLDPFAGTMTTAAAAKKLGRQYIMIECEKTYCDYGRERLSAITFEDSQISRGDFDVKPMRVTMPEMIQAGYFHEGEKFFLADGKEYAELQPDGKLLYAGKIIDIHTCAARAKNLRAERVNGFDYWHVMRGNHLVSIREIRENYRDSLKH; translated from the coding sequence TTGTACGACATAATCATTAACGCCGACTCCCTGTCCGAGCTTCCGAAATTGCCCGCCGAGTCTGTCGATTTGATTTTTGCTGACCCTCCATATTGGATGAGGACTGAAGGAATCTTGCGGCGGGCGGAAGGCACAGAGTTTCACGGCTGCAATGATGACTGGGACAAATTCAGCTCCCTCGATGACTACGAGTCCTTCACGCTTCAATGGCTGACTGAGTGCCGGAGAGTCCTCAAGCGTTCCGGCTCGCTGTGGGTGATAGGCTCTATGCAGTGTATATACACAATCGGCGCGGCCATGCAGAAATTAGGCTATTGGCTCATAAACGACATTATATGGCACAAGACTAACCCGACTCCGAATTTCACCGGCTCCCGACTCAACAACAGCCACGAGACTCTAATTTGGGCGGTCAAAGACCGTAAGTCAAAATTCACGTTCAACTACAAGACAGCAAAAGCCCTCAATCACGAGTCGCCCTCAAAACAAATGGGATCCGTCTGGCGATTCCCGGTCTGCTCAGGAAATGAACGACTCAAAGATTCCAGCGGTCATAAAATCCATTCGACACAAAAGCCCCTCGCAATGTTAGAGAGAATCATAGCAATCTCATCAAAGCCCGGTGATTTAGTGCTTGACCCTTTCGCCGGAACAATGACGACAGCCGCCGCCGCAAAGAAATTAGGCCGTCAATACATCATGATTGAGTGCGAGAAAACTTACTGCGATTACGGGCGTGAAAGGCTCAGTGCGATAACGTTTGAGGACTCGCAAATTTCGCGGGGTGATTTTGACGTTAAGCCAATGCGCGTAACAATGCCGGAAATGATTCAGGCAGGATATTTTCATGAGGGAGAGAAGTTTTTTCTTGCTGACGGAAAAGAATACGCCGAACTACAGCCGGACGGGAAATTATTGTACGCCGGGAAAATTATCGACATTCACACATGCGCGGCTCGTGCCAAAAATTTGCGCGCCGAAAGAGTCAACGGTTTCGATTATTGGCACGTCATGCGGGGAAATCACCTTGTCAGCATCAGGGAAATACGCGAAAATTACCGGGACAGTCTCAAACACTAG
- a CDS encoding TIM44-like domain-containing protein, with amino-acid sequence MKRKIIPGIVILITLIFAGVSYSDFGSFSGNSDYDSLPSSSTSSGGGFSGGSDWSDSYTPSHSTRTRTRRTAPEYGTGINPGVAAGIRHQQGVRNPSLDTEDYEEFGGIAFVLLVFFVFWLMIHINSKRKRDVGQTVINIQDTVRTLRPMNEYLELDPEFDEERIRTLMSNLYIQMQETWQRKDISPLRPYMTDKFFSQMDNQLEQFRKSGRTDYTERIAVLNTGIIGWRQSAGMDYITVRLNARIVSYVLDDRTGELISGDRKREKFMEYEIELCRKSGAVTSPESDGVKTATCPHCGAPLKLNASAQCEYCGSVITAVNSDWAICGMRGISQRTA; translated from the coding sequence ATGAAGCGCAAAATTATTCCCGGCATAGTAATTCTCATCACACTGATTTTTGCCGGGGTATCATATTCAGATTTCGGGAGCTTTTCGGGAAATTCTGATTACGACAGCTTGCCGTCATCAAGCACATCATCAGGCGGAGGATTTTCGGGCGGCTCTGACTGGTCAGACTCGTACACTCCATCACATTCAACGCGCACAAGGACGCGCAGGACAGCACCGGAATACGGCACGGGTATAAATCCGGGAGTCGCGGCGGGAATCCGTCATCAGCAGGGTGTGAGGAATCCGAGTCTCGACACTGAAGACTACGAGGAGTTCGGCGGGATAGCGTTCGTATTGCTGGTATTCTTTGTGTTCTGGCTCATGATTCACATTAACAGCAAGAGGAAGCGCGATGTAGGACAGACTGTCATCAACATTCAGGACACTGTAAGGACACTGCGCCCAATGAACGAATATTTAGAGCTTGACCCGGAATTTGACGAGGAGCGGATCAGGACTCTAATGTCGAACCTGTATATACAGATGCAGGAGACGTGGCAGAGGAAGGATATATCACCTTTGCGGCCATACATGACGGATAAATTTTTCTCGCAGATGGATAATCAGCTTGAGCAGTTCAGGAAGTCAGGCCGGACGGATTACACCGAGCGTATTGCGGTGCTGAACACTGGCATAATTGGGTGGAGGCAGTCCGCCGGGATGGACTATATCACGGTGAGGCTAAATGCGCGGATTGTGTCATACGTTCTTGACGACAGGACCGGGGAATTAATTTCGGGCGACAGGAAGCGCGAGAAATTCATGGAGTACGAAATAGAATTATGCCGGAAATCCGGGGCTGTAACGAGTCCAGAGTCTGACGGCGTGAAGACTGCGACATGTCCGCACTGCGGCGCGCCCCTGAAGCTGAATGCCTCGGCTCAGTGCGAGTACTGCGGGAGCGTGATTACTGCGGTAAATTCTGACTGGGCTATTTGCGGCATGAGGGGAATATCACAGAGGACGGCGTAA
- a CDS encoding nitroreductase family protein, producing MEFEQVLTRRVSARKYTGRMPSDDDIQKIIDAALLSPIVRWHKLHLSVVTNLDAMSVAEIAADDIFGRPDSPVKMPRPYLYNAPVWIILSGKKYVESENPQAKLMNDNLFWNVGSIIENMELQTTALGLASCGINTTVVAMRDRPDVKKAVGIPEGYDALASVVVGYADADYPIA from the coding sequence ATGGAATTTGAGCAGGTATTGACGCGCAGAGTCTCAGCCCGGAAATATACCGGGAGGATGCCGAGCGATGATGACATACAGAAAATCATTGACGCGGCTTTATTGTCGCCTATAGTCCGCTGGCACAAACTGCACCTTTCTGTAGTAACAAATCTTGACGCTATGAGCGTTGCGGAAATTGCCGCTGATGACATTTTCGGACGGCCTGACTCACCCGTGAAAATGCCCCGGCCATATCTCTACAATGCGCCCGTATGGATAATCTTATCGGGTAAAAAGTATGTTGAGTCGGAAAATCCGCAGGCAAAATTGATGAATGATAATTTATTCTGGAACGTCGGCTCAATCATTGAGAACATGGAGCTTCAGACAACAGCGTTAGGGCTTGCGAGCTGCGGGATAAATACAACAGTCGTAGCAATGAGAGACCGCCCGGACGTGAAAAAGGCTGTCGGAATCCCTGAAGGCTACGATGCTTTAGCGTCCGTAGTTGTGGGATATGCTGACGCTGATTACCCCATAGCATAA
- a CDS encoding CatB-related O-acetyltransferase encodes MTPDPSKIFPLPNSDSVTYIKPAITRPNIIAGDFSYYAGKDFESRVTHHYEFIGDKLIIGKFCQIGAGVEFVMNGANHQMNCAATFPFYIFEGWNQNPPAMSDLPLKGDTVIGNDVWIGQNVTFLPGVNVGDGAIIGLNSTVTRDIPPYTIAAGNPAKVIRKRFDDEMTGLLLRLRWWDRNIDEIQKLIPFLTCSDIERVKEEIRNYLA; translated from the coding sequence ATGACACCAGACCCAAGCAAAATTTTTCCCCTTCCCAATTCAGACTCAGTAACATACATCAAGCCCGCGATAACGAGGCCGAATATAATCGCCGGGGATTTCTCGTATTACGCCGGAAAAGATTTCGAGTCCCGCGTTACACATCACTATGAATTTATCGGCGACAAGCTCATAATCGGGAAATTCTGCCAGATCGGGGCGGGCGTTGAGTTTGTCATGAACGGCGCGAATCATCAAATGAATTGCGCGGCAACATTCCCGTTCTACATATTTGAAGGCTGGAATCAGAATCCCCCGGCCATGTCAGATTTGCCGCTGAAGGGTGATACAGTCATCGGCAATGATGTTTGGATAGGGCAGAATGTTACGTTTCTTCCGGGCGTTAATGTCGGGGACGGGGCGATTATCGGCCTCAACAGCACAGTAACCCGCGACATTCCCCCGTACACAATCGCGGCGGGAAATCCTGCAAAAGTGATTCGCAAAAGGTTTGACGATGAGATGACCGGGCTTTTATTGCGTTTGCGATGGTGGGACAGAAATATTGATGAGATACAGAAATTAATCCCCTTTCTTACATGCTCAGACATTGAACGGGTCAAAGAGGAAATAAGAAATTATCTTGCCTAA
- a CDS encoding amidohydrolase family protein translates to MIIDIHAHTFPEKIASHALGVLSHNSHTRPFTDGTIPGLKASMREAGVTCSVVQPVATKPEQVTRINNTAMKINAEGESTGVYSFGGIHPFFDDCRGELARTSGAGINGVKIHPVYQGLNVDDEHYADILRFSGELGLIVMIHAGWDIGFPGDDSALPERIARALDMAGDVRVILAHMGGWRCWAEAVKLFAGRENVYVDSAFSLGRFYPNGDGYYSGGNECDMLNDDEFAGMVRAFGSERVIFGTDSPWASQSECVNAVMSLSLSDNEKRTILYNNAVNILKGKNDNA, encoded by the coding sequence ATGATAATTGATATTCACGCTCACACATTCCCGGAGAAAATAGCCTCTCACGCGCTGGGAGTCCTGAGTCATAACAGCCACACTCGGCCATTCACTGACGGCACAATTCCGGGACTCAAAGCGTCAATGAGGGAAGCGGGCGTAACATGCTCAGTCGTTCAGCCTGTCGCCACAAAGCCGGAGCAGGTTACGAGAATCAACAACACGGCCATGAAGATTAATGCGGAGGGTGAATCAACCGGGGTATATTCTTTCGGGGGGATTCACCCCTTCTTTGATGACTGTCGCGGGGAATTAGCGAGAACATCCGGGGCGGGCATAAATGGCGTAAAGATTCACCCGGTCTATCAGGGGCTGAATGTTGATGATGAACATTACGCGGACATTCTGAGATTTTCGGGCGAGCTGGGATTGATCGTGATGATTCATGCGGGCTGGGACATAGGATTCCCCGGCGATGACTCCGCGCTGCCTGAGAGAATAGCGCGTGCGCTCGACATGGCCGGGGATGTGCGCGTGATTCTGGCTCACATGGGCGGGTGGCGGTGCTGGGCTGAGGCCGTGAAGCTCTTTGCGGGGCGTGAGAATGTTTATGTTGACTCGGCGTTCTCTCTCGGAAGGTTTTACCCGAACGGGGACGGATATTATTCCGGCGGAAATGAATGCGACATGCTGAATGATGATGAGTTTGCCGGAATGGTACGGGCTTTCGGGTCTGAGCGCGTGATTTTCGGGACTGACTCGCCGTGGGCTTCACAGTCTGAATGCGTCAATGCTGTAATGTCCCTCAGCCTTTCGGATAACGAGAAACGCACTATCCTGTACAATAACGCGGTGAACATCCTGAAGGGGAAAAATGATAATGCGTGA
- a CDS encoding sodium:solute symporter family protein produces the protein MLIKSVLVIFFFGLMIAIGLYCRKHSTDVSGFVLGGRSVGPWLTAFAYGTSYFSAVVFVGYAGQFGWRYGIAATWAGLGNAFIGSLMAWAVLGRRTRIMSQYLSSATMPDFFGKRFQSASLKIAASVICFIFLIPYTASLYNGLSRLFGMAFSVDYSVCVIIMAVLTGIYVVAGGYMATAINDFIQGIIMLAGITAVIVAVLESKGGLSESLAGLAAISDSHAVTPLAKSPGIFASFFGPDPVNLLGVVILTSLGTWGLPQMVQKFYAIKNESDITKGTVISTLFALVVAGGCYFLGGFGRLFTSQLDPSGIGVPAEGYDSVIPVMLSNLPDILIGVVVILVLSASMSTLSSLVLASSSTLTLDLLKGHVIRDMDEKKQLFTMRVLIVIFIIISVVLALIQYSSNVTFIAQLMGVSWGALAGAFLAPFMYSLYWKGVTKLSCWVNFIFSSVVMTANIFVRPDFPELLRSPINAGAFCMLAGFVIVPVVSIITPKPERKFVDDAFSCYTRTVTIRQSRALGDDN, from the coding sequence ATGCTCATCAAATCAGTGTTAGTGATATTTTTCTTTGGCTTAATGATTGCTATCGGGCTTTACTGCCGGAAACATTCAACAGATGTCAGCGGCTTTGTCTTGGGTGGGCGGTCTGTCGGGCCGTGGCTTACGGCGTTTGCTTACGGGACTAGCTATTTCTCGGCGGTTGTTTTCGTGGGCTATGCGGGTCAGTTCGGGTGGCGTTACGGGATCGCGGCGACATGGGCGGGACTCGGAAATGCTTTTATCGGCTCGCTAATGGCTTGGGCGGTTTTGGGCAGAAGGACTCGTATCATGAGTCAGTATCTCAGCAGCGCAACGATGCCTGACTTTTTCGGCAAGAGGTTTCAGAGTGCCTCGCTCAAAATTGCGGCCTCGGTGATATGCTTCATATTCCTGATTCCGTATACAGCTTCCCTCTATAACGGTCTGAGCAGGCTATTCGGGATGGCGTTCAGCGTGGATTACTCGGTCTGCGTCATAATCATGGCCGTATTGACGGGTATATATGTCGTTGCGGGCGGATATATGGCGACGGCGATAAACGACTTCATTCAGGGAATAATAATGCTCGCCGGAATCACTGCGGTGATTGTCGCAGTCCTCGAAAGCAAGGGCGGACTCTCTGAGTCTCTCGCCGGGCTTGCGGCAATTTCTGACTCTCACGCCGTAACACCCCTCGCAAAATCTCCCGGAATATTCGCGTCATTTTTCGGCCCTGACCCCGTGAACCTTCTCGGAGTCGTAATACTTACCAGCTTAGGCACATGGGGACTTCCTCAGATGGTGCAGAAGTTCTACGCCATCAAGAATGAGTCAGACATCACGAAAGGCACAGTGATTTCTACGCTGTTCGCTCTCGTTGTGGCGGGAGGTTGCTACTTCCTCGGCGGTTTCGGGAGATTGTTCACGTCCCAGCTTGACCCGTCAGGAATCGGAGTCCCCGCTGAGGGCTATGACTCTGTCATTCCCGTAATGCTCTCGAATCTTCCCGACATACTGATAGGCGTTGTTGTGATTCTCGTATTGTCGGCTTCAATGTCTACATTGTCATCACTTGTTCTTGCGTCAAGCTCGACTCTCACGCTTGATTTGCTCAAAGGCCACGTGATTCGCGACATGGACGAGAAAAAGCAGCTCTTCACAATGCGCGTACTAATCGTGATATTCATCATAATATCCGTAGTTCTTGCGCTGATTCAGTACTCATCAAACGTAACATTCATAGCTCAGTTAATGGGAGTGTCATGGGGTGCGCTTGCCGGAGCATTCCTCGCGCCGTTCATGTACAGCCTTTACTGGAAGGGCGTAACAAAATTATCATGCTGGGTAAACTTCATATTCTCAAGCGTCGTAATGACCGCAAATATTTTCGTGCGTCCCGATTTCCCGGAGCTATTGCGCTCTCCGATTAACGCCGGAGCTTTCTGTATGCTTGCCGGATTCGTGATTGTCCCGGTCGTCAGCATTATTACTCCGAAACCTGAACGCAAATTTGTCGATGATGCTTTCTCCTGCTACACAAGGACGGTAACAATCAGACAGTCGCGGGCATTGGGCGATGATAATTGA